The following are encoded together in the Pectobacterium punjabense genome:
- the gcvT gene encoding glycine cleavage system aminomethyltransferase GcvT, which translates to MAKQTPLYQQHLADGAKMVDFHGWMMPLHYGSQLDEHHIVRRDAGIFDVSHMTIVDLHGARTREFLRYLLANDVAKLTQPGKALYTGMLNASGGVIDDLIVYFLTEDDFRLVVNSATREKDLAWIEQHAAPFGVDIRERDDLALVAVQGPLAQEKVQGLLRAKGLSDEDVAAVASMKPFFGRQAGDFFVATTGYTGEAGYEIALPNVQVVDFWQQLLVAGVKPCGLGARDTLRLEAGMNLYGQDMDEGISPLAANMGWTIAWQPEERQFIGREALTHQREKGTEQLVGLVLTEKGVLRNDLPVRFTDSDGVMREGVITSGSFSPTLGVSIALARVPVGIGEQAIVQIRNRELPVRVTKPGFVRAGKAIVQY; encoded by the coding sequence ATGGCAAAGCAGACCCCGTTGTACCAACAACATCTGGCCGATGGCGCCAAAATGGTTGATTTTCATGGCTGGATGATGCCACTGCATTACGGCTCCCAACTGGATGAGCACCATATTGTGCGTCGGGATGCGGGCATTTTTGATGTCTCCCACATGACCATCGTCGATTTACACGGCGCGAGAACGCGTGAGTTCTTGCGCTATCTGCTGGCGAATGATGTCGCCAAACTCACACAGCCAGGTAAGGCACTTTATACCGGCATGCTGAATGCCTCCGGCGGCGTGATCGACGATCTGATCGTTTATTTTCTGACGGAAGACGATTTCCGTCTGGTGGTGAACTCCGCGACGCGTGAAAAAGATCTCGCCTGGATCGAGCAGCACGCGGCTCCGTTCGGTGTCGACATTCGCGAGCGCGACGATCTGGCGCTGGTTGCGGTACAAGGTCCACTGGCGCAAGAAAAAGTTCAAGGCCTCCTGAGAGCAAAAGGCCTGAGTGATGAAGATGTGGCTGCGGTTGCCAGCATGAAGCCGTTTTTTGGCAGGCAGGCAGGGGACTTCTTCGTTGCCACGACGGGATATACGGGCGAAGCCGGTTATGAGATTGCATTGCCGAATGTGCAGGTGGTCGATTTCTGGCAGCAACTGCTGGTCGCGGGCGTGAAGCCCTGCGGGCTGGGCGCGCGCGATACGCTGCGGCTGGAAGCGGGGATGAACCTGTACGGTCAGGATATGGATGAAGGCATTTCGCCGCTGGCGGCCAATATGGGCTGGACAATCGCCTGGCAGCCGGAAGAGCGTCAGTTTATCGGGCGTGAGGCGTTAACGCATCAGCGCGAAAAAGGCACCGAGCAACTGGTTGGTTTAGTGCTGACGGAAAAAGGCGTATTGCGCAATGATTTACCTGTGCGCTTTACTGATAGTGATGGTGTGATGCGCGAAGGGGTCATCACCAGCGGATCGTTCTCACCGACGCTTGGCGTGAGCATCGCGCTGGCGCGTGTTCCGGTGGGGATTGGTGAACAGGCTATCGTGCAGATTCGTAACCGCGAACTGCCCGTACGCGTGACCAAGCCCGGCTTTGTCCGTGCCGGAAAAGCCATCGTTCAGTATTAA